The proteins below are encoded in one region of Poecile atricapillus isolate bPoeAtr1 chromosome 33, bPoeAtr1.hap1, whole genome shotgun sequence:
- the LOC131590268 gene encoding WAG22 antigen-like: protein MEQILPQENRTGVRPCHDRLEGIEVVGDEGIIPTVSPVFRFAAQQRRMSYSNEWCGVSCPQPIAESSNEPCVQQCPESRALIQPPPVVVTFPGPLLSTCPQESIVGSSGPAWLGRSFSSRSSSGSGGSFGLGGAGGYGGPLALGGSSGSGGSFGAGGSGGSFGWGPYGGSQGYGGSFGAGGSRGYRGSFGSGGSGGSGGFPGYGGSLGYGSSQGYGGSLGYGGYGGSQGGYGGSFGNCGSSYSSGFSSRGLGYSLPGSQGWGRSRRGSCGVF, encoded by the exons ATGGAACAAATATTGCCACAAG AGAACAGAACGGGCGTGAGGCCGTGTCATGACAGACTTGAGGGCATCGAGGTGGTGGGTGATGAAGGGATAATCCCCACCGTCAGCCCTGTCTTTAGGTTCG CCGCCCAGCAGAGAAGGATGTCCTACTCCAACGAGTGGTGTGGGGTGAGCTGCCCGCAGCCCATCGCCGAGAGCTCCAACGAGCCGTGTGTGCAGCAGTGCCCCGAGTCCAGAGCCCTGATCCAGCCCCCGCCGGTGGTGGTGACCTTCCCGGGCCCCCTGCTCAgcacctgtccccaggagagCATCGTGGGATCGTCgggcccagcctggctggggcgTTCCTTCAGTTCCCGCAGCTCCTCGGGCTCTGGGGGCTCCTTTgggctgggaggtgctgggggttACGGGGGCCCGCTGGCCTTGGGGGGCTCCTCTGGCTCTGGGGGCTCCTTTGGGGCTGGAGGTTCTGGGGGCTCCTTTGGGTGGGGACCTTATGGAGGTTCCCAGGGCTATGGGGGCTcctttggggctgggggctcccgTGGTTATAGGGGCTCctttgggtctgggggctctgggggctctgggggcttcCCGGGCTATGGGGGCTCCCTTGGCTATGGGAGCTCCCAGGGCTATGGGGGCTCCTT GGGCTATGGGGGCTATGGGGGCTCCCAGGGGGGCTATGGGGGCTCCTTTGGCAATTGCGGGAGCTCCTACAGCTCCGGCTTCTCCTCGCGGGGCCTGGGCTATTCCCTGCCCGGCTcgcagggatggggcaggtcCCGCCGCGGGAGCTGTGGGGTTTTCTAA
- the LOC131590269 gene encoding sericin-1-like: MSYSNEWCGMSCPQPIAESSNEPCVQQCPESRALIQPPPVVVTFPGPLLSTCPQESIVGSSGPAWLGRSFSSRSSSGSGGSFGLGGAGGYGGPLALGGSSGSGGSFGAGGSGGSFGWGPYGGSQGYGGSFGAGGSRGYRGSFGSGGSGGSGGFPGYGGSLGYGSSQGYGGSLGYGGSQGGYGGSFGNCGSSYSSGFSSRGLGYSLPGSQGWGRSRRGSCGVF, translated from the exons ATGTCCTACTCCAACGAGTGGTGTGGGATGAGCTGCCCGCAGCCCATCGCCGAGAGCTCCAACGAGCCGTGTGTGCAGCAGTGCCCCGAGTCCAGAGCCCTGATCCAGCCCCCGCCGGTGGTGGTGACCTTCCCGGGCCCCCTGCTCAgcacctgtccccaggagagCATCGTGGGATCGTCGGGCCCCGCCTGGCTGGGGCGTTCCTTCAGTTCCCGCAGCTCCTCGGGCTCTGGGGGCTCCTTTgggctgggaggtgctgggggttACGGGGGCCCGCTGGCCTTGGGGGGCTCCTCTGGCTCTGGGGGCTCCTTTGGGGCTGGAGGTTCTGGGGGCTCCTTTGGGTGGGGACCTTATGGAGGTTCCCAGGGCTATGGGGGCTcctttggggctgggggctcccgTGGTTATAGGGGCTCctttgggtctgggggctctgggggctctgggggcttcCCGGGCTATGGGGGCTCCCTTGGCTATGGGAGCTCCCAGGGCTATGGGGGCTCCTT GGGTTATGGGGGCTCCCAGGGGGGCTATGGGGGCTCCTTTGGCAATTGCGGCAGCTCCTACAGCTCCGGCTTCTCCTCGCGGGGCCTGGGCTATTCCCTGCCCGGCTcgcagggatggggcaggtcCCGCCGCGGGAGCTGTGGGGTTTTCTAA